Proteins from one Halococcus sediminicola genomic window:
- a CDS encoding Zn-ribbon domain-containing OB-fold protein, whose amino-acid sequence MTDELSQSVGTDEVHGEYKYPFHWDLDFSLNIGETNRRFFEALENKQILGKACPECGDVFVPPQSVCIECYVETDEWIEVEQHGVLESYTVCFFQFEGLPEPPYVTGVIRIDDSTICMMHFIEELEYEEPMDLVDKLNKGDEVEPVWSDDRDGNIFDMDHWRLVE is encoded by the coding sequence ATGACAGACGAACTTAGCCAGTCCGTGGGAACGGACGAAGTACACGGGGAATACAAGTACCCGTTCCACTGGGACCTTGATTTCTCTCTAAACATCGGAGAGACCAATCGCCGATTCTTCGAGGCGCTCGAAAACAAACAGATCCTTGGCAAGGCTTGCCCCGAGTGCGGAGATGTGTTCGTGCCGCCTCAGTCGGTGTGTATTGAGTGTTATGTTGAGACCGATGAGTGGATCGAGGTCGAGCAACACGGTGTGCTCGAGAGTTATACCGTGTGCTTCTTTCAGTTCGAGGGGTTGCCGGAACCGCCGTACGTGACCGGTGTTATCCGCATCGACGACTCTACCATTTGCATGATGCACTTCATCGAGGAACTAGAGTACGAAGAACCGATGGACCTAGTCGACAAACTCAATAAGGGTGACGAGGTGGAGCCGGTGTGGTCCGACGACCGCGACGGCAATATCTTTGATATGGACCACTGGCGATTGGTTGAATGA
- a CDS encoding thiolase family protein, translating into MSDVAIAGYATSGFAGETDKSGNELVLETNMAALDNAGVTREDLDSVMFTGQDPYDGAAISDGQKVATAAAYNKPIMRLQSGGGAAIHQARAKIRAGKADVVTVVAADSVTADPTMLSWSSHEALYHRPFGMNNRQSYGFFTQNYLDGSDVTREDLAATAAKNYEAAAENPDAHRREGYSTEEVLDSDLVVGPLTELMLEPMSYGAAVIVLVSEAAAAELDDVSSYITGTGMATEKYWYREMESRLRQPTLRDAAAIAYDEAGIDAADIDAAEIATYAPSFELLSYEALGFCDEGDGPSLVADNTTAIDGSLPINTSGGPLATSPPNSGGVYRAIAACQQIQGDLGRQSADCVLLADNDMHLGEPARTDALVVLEGGPA; encoded by the coding sequence ATGAGTGACGTTGCGATCGCTGGCTACGCTACGAGCGGTTTCGCTGGTGAGACGGACAAATCAGGCAACGAACTGGTCTTGGAGACGAACATGGCGGCTCTCGATAACGCTGGCGTCACTCGTGAAGACCTGGACAGCGTGATGTTCACCGGTCAGGATCCTTACGATGGCGCCGCCATCAGTGACGGTCAGAAGGTTGCGACCGCCGCGGCGTACAACAAGCCAATTATGCGGCTCCAGAGTGGCGGCGGAGCGGCAATCCACCAGGCCAGAGCGAAGATCCGAGCTGGCAAGGCCGATGTAGTCACGGTCGTTGCGGCTGACTCGGTAACCGCTGACCCGACGATGTTGAGCTGGTCGTCGCATGAAGCCCTCTACCACCGACCGTTTGGGATGAACAACCGCCAGTCGTACGGTTTCTTCACTCAGAACTATCTCGACGGATCCGACGTCACCCGGGAAGACTTGGCAGCCACCGCTGCCAAGAACTACGAAGCTGCCGCGGAGAATCCCGATGCCCACCGTCGCGAGGGGTACTCGACTGAGGAAGTTCTGGACTCGGACTTGGTCGTTGGGCCACTAACGGAGCTGATGCTTGAGCCGATGTCCTACGGTGCTGCTGTAATCGTGTTGGTTAGTGAGGCAGCCGCAGCTGAACTCGACGATGTTTCAAGTTACATCACTGGAACAGGCATGGCCACCGAGAAATACTGGTATCGAGAGATGGAAAGTCGGCTCCGCCAGCCGACGCTGCGGGACGCTGCAGCAATCGCCTACGACGAGGCGGGAATCGACGCTGCCGACATTGACGCCGCCGAGATAGCCACCTATGCGCCGTCGTTCGAGCTCCTCAGCTACGAGGCGCTAGGATTCTGTGACGAGGGCGATGGACCGTCGCTAGTTGCCGACAACACGACGGCGATCGACGGCTCGCTTCCTATCAACACTTCGGGTGGTCCACTGGCGACGAGTCCGCCGAACTCCGGCGGTGTCTACCGCGCTATCGCGGCCTGCCAGCAGATCCAGGGCGATCTCGGTCGACAGTCTGCCGACTGCGTGCTCTTAGCTGACAACGACATGCACTTGGGAGAGCCTGCACGGACAGACGCCTTGGTCGTCCTTGAAGGAGGGCCGGCATGA
- a CDS encoding TIGR03619 family F420-dependent LLM class oxidoreductase, protein MSGSVGEVDFGVMLTAASNDYGLEEEEIPSAVRHLATTAEDAGLDAVVAGDHVAYPEDIPTDYEYSKTGEPPFDTTTPIFDVFQLFSYLSAITEEITLGTNILSVPYRHPVLLAKNCLTTHALSEGRFELGVAPGWLSSEFEALGIPFEERGGRTDEFLELFERIRDEEIVGFDGEYHSFEPLGFYPNPDEPIPILVGGKSGASIRRTAEYGDGWTTIWDKPNDMSETRDRIMRAWSDFDRDGKPEMVVTRPIHVGTDTEMNTDRLFVGEAESIADDIEEYAEAGTTRINLDFYTTDVEAQAEQLERIGDRVLDAL, encoded by the coding sequence ATGAGCGGTAGCGTAGGTGAAGTCGACTTCGGCGTAATGTTGACCGCAGCGAGTAACGACTACGGACTAGAGGAAGAGGAGATTCCGTCAGCGGTTCGGCACCTAGCGACGACCGCTGAGGATGCCGGCCTCGACGCAGTGGTCGCGGGCGACCATGTGGCCTATCCTGAAGACATCCCAACCGACTACGAGTACTCAAAAACAGGTGAACCCCCCTTCGATACAACGACACCGATCTTCGATGTCTTTCAACTTTTCTCGTACCTCTCGGCCATTACCGAGGAGATTACACTCGGAACGAACATCCTCTCGGTTCCGTATCGTCACCCAGTTCTGCTGGCGAAAAACTGCCTGACCACACACGCGCTCTCAGAGGGCCGGTTCGAACTGGGCGTCGCACCCGGCTGGCTCTCCTCGGAGTTTGAAGCGCTTGGGATTCCCTTTGAGGAGCGCGGCGGCCGAACTGACGAGTTCCTTGAGCTGTTTGAGCGCATCCGAGATGAGGAGATCGTGGGATTTGATGGAGAGTATCACTCCTTCGAACCGCTCGGGTTCTACCCTAACCCAGACGAACCGATCCCGATTCTGGTAGGCGGGAAATCCGGCGCGTCGATTCGGCGCACCGCCGAGTACGGAGACGGTTGGACGACGATTTGGGACAAACCTAATGATATGAGCGAGACCCGCGACCGCATCATGCGTGCCTGGTCTGACTTCGACCGGGACGGCAAACCCGAGATGGTTGTCACCCGCCCGATTCACGTCGGAACGGACACCGAGATGAATACCGATAGGTTGTTCGTCGGTGAGGCCGAATCCATTGCTGACGACATTGAGGAGTACGCTGAGGCGGGAACGACCCGGATCAACCTCGACTTCTATACAACGGACGTAGAGGCCCAAGCAGAGCAACTCGAACGCATCGGTGACCGTGTCCTCGACGCCTTGTAA